Genomic DNA from Chitinophagales bacterium:
AGAGGAGGCAACGGAGTTACGGGATGCGTTCTTTGCAGCATACCCCAAGCTCAGGGATTACCACGCGGAGTACATAGCCAAGGCAAGGATGTACGGGCACGTACGGACATTACTGGGCAGGACACGGGAACTTGTTGACATAAATAGTGATGACGAGTTCCTGCGCGGGGAAGCTGAACGTGCTGCCATCAACAGCCCCGTACAGGGGACATGTGGTGAACTGACCTTACTCGCGGCTGCGCTTATACATTACCGTGTACCCGCATCATCCATGTTCGTTAATACTATCCACGATAACGTAATGGTGCTGGTACGTAATGAGCATGTAAACTATGCAGCCAAGCTGATGAAACACACCGCGGAGAACTTACCTACGGAACAGTACTTTAACGCTAAACTGACCAAACTACAATTAGCGGCTGACATGGAGTACTCTACTACGAATTGGTTAAGCCTGAAACCCTATGAAGCAGCGTAAGCCGTTATCGGGGCGTAAGATAAGTTCATTCGCTGCTGCGATGTCGGGGGATAAGAATGCTGTTGTAGTGGACATATGGTTACTCCGGGCTTTTGACATGCATAGGAAGTTTCAGACTAAAACTAAGTTGACGGATATGCCTGTTGATCTGTTTGGTAATACAGACGGGTACGCGCTTGGTAAGCTACGTAATTCGGGGGCTACGGATAGGCAGTACAGTATGATAGAGGATTGGGTAAGGGTTGTAGCAGCATGTATGCAGGTAGAGTCACGGCAGTTATCTGCTATGATTTGGGCAGGTGTACGTATAGCGCATAACGGGGACACTGAAACGCACTACAAGGAACGGTTACAGCACTATATGCAAAATCTATTCAGTGTATAAATAATAACGATAGGTAAAAATTTTGGTAATTGCCGATATTTTATACCTTTGAAGTCTCGTTAGAGCAATTAAAACAATAACAACAATTAAAACAATTACAAATGGCAAAGACAAGAATTGACATGTCGCTACTGGCAGAGTCAGAAAAACAGTTAGACAAAGAAAGGGGCGGTAACAGCAATTTCCTGCGTCAGAAGGAAATAGACGGATCAATGATTTTCAGATTCGCACCTCCACCGTTATCACTTAACGGGCTTCCCTGGTTAGTAGTTACGCGCTATTGGATAAAGAAAACCCCGATAATTTCACTGCACACATTTGATAAGCCTTGTGTTATAGAACAGGAGCTTACAGAGGCAGTACAATCCGGTGATGCCAAAGCTGCCCGTATCGCACATGATGACAAGATCATACGCAAGGAGTCTATATTATGGATGGGCGGTGTGGTTATGGCTGAACAGGCAGATGGTACACTGGTGCCAACGGATGATGCGAAGATACTGGAATTTAACTCTGTTGGTCTGCGTAAAGACATATCCAGCATCATTGGCTCCCGTTGGGGCAGGAACGGTACTGAGTTGGGTATATTTGATACAGTAGAAGGCGTTAACGTGGAACTGCTACGTAAGACTTCAAAGCGTGCTGATGGTAAGGACCAGGTGGAGTACTCCGCTAATGTGATAGATAAATCGGCTGTTGACGAGTCTGTATTTAATTCACTCCCCGACCTGTACGAACTGGCTAAACTGTTCACACCATGCGCCGATTACCAACGGGCATTCATACGTGAGGTACTGTACGGTGAGGAGATTCCTGCAGCGGTTATAGAAAAGGAGAACCAGTTCAAGGCCAAGAAACAGGCAGCAGTCAAAGAAAGGCAGGCAGCTAAACAGGCAGAAACTCCCGCACCAGCACCCGCTAAGGCTACTGCGAATCGTGCCTCGTCAGCAGCGGATGACTTTGAGGATAACGATGAATTACCGTTTGATATGGAGGACGAAGCACCTGCACCACCGCCAGCTAAAAAAGCACCGGCTACGGGTAACGTTCGTAAACCGGCCACTCGTAAGGTTAACGTGGCAGCAGCGATAAAAGATGAGGCTGAGGCGGCAGACAACGCCGGTGAAGATGATTTTGACGAGTTCAATTAATACTATTAGAGCGTGGTAGCTTAACGGTTACCACGCTTTTTATTCACCGCGGGTATCGGTGATTCTACGCAGTAGTTATGCATTGCCCGCACAATACATTGTAATGGGTATCAATCCACAGGAACGGGAGTTCGATTTAACAGGTACTATGTCAGATGATTGTACTACTATCAAGCTCGACCCGCACGCACTCAACAGGTACATATTGGGTACGCTTACAGGCATCAAGCTGGAACTGACCATAAAGCCCTATAAGGAATTACGAACCGCCGCACAGAACAGGTACATGTGGGGAGTGGTTGTACCTACTGTCAGGATGTGGCTTAAAGAAACCCAGGGGGAAACGTTCACAGCCGATGATGTATATACATGGTTACGTACGCATATATTAGGGCAGAAGCCGGTAGTGCGTACTATAATGGGTGAGGAAGTGATCATACTTACCAGTAAGAAATTCTCAGCCATGTCTACCACTGAGTTCAACAATGCCGTTGAAACGATACGCAAAGAGATGATGGAACGGGGATGCGATATACCCGAACCTACAAAGAATAATAACCTGCATGATTTCTTAGACAACAGATAAATTAACTCACTTAATTTTTTGATATGAAAGCGGTATACGTAACCGATATACACATTAACAAGTATAACAACTTCGCTGATAAGTCAGACAGGTTGGAAGATTGCCTGCGGGTCATAGATGATTGCTATGAACTGGCAGCATCACACGGGGCGCAGCATATACTTATGTCAGGGGATATGTTTGACACGGTAAAATACCTGCTCACCGAGGTTATCAATAAGACAACCGCACGGTTTGCCCGTTGGATAGACGCATATCCTGACATTACCTGGTATTGCATTACGGGTAACCATGATTTCGGCAGTAAGAATCTTCCTGACAAGCCTGCTATATCTTCCATAGAGTTTCTTACGCAGGCATTCCCTGACAATATAGTATTACTGGACAATGCCTACACTGTTATTGGGGACGCGGTAGTTTACGGCATCCCTAACTACGAGTTCCCTGAGCATTACAGGCAGATGCTGGAAAATGCTACACAGTTGGACGTTAACTATAAGGGGGCTAAAAGTAAGATACTTATGATACATCAGAAGCCACCTCATAAGTCTAACCCGCTTGTAAAGGCTGATACCGATCCAACAGACCCACTGTATGATATGTTTGATCTCATACTCTGCGGGGATATACATGCCTCTGAGTGGGTAACTGACAAGTTTCTGTTGGGTGGTAACCCGCTGCATAAAGATGCCAACGATGCGGGGAGGGATAAAGGCATATGGCTGCTGGATTTATCAGACCCGCTTAACACTATAAAGTTCGTATCGCGTAGGGGTAAATACCCTGAGTTCATCAAAGTACCCGCCGGGGAAGGTGTAATAGATGACAACAATTTCATCATCCAACAACCCGAGGTAGATGTTAAAATAGATGGGTTAGCTGATGCGGGAGCATTCAGCAATAATCTCCCGAGGCGGGATTTGGTTGCCAACTTCGTAGCTGAGAAAGGTAATGATGACCCCGACCTGGTGGATATGGGTGTCAGGTTCGTAGAATAAAATTTTAGTAATTGCCGATATTGTATATTTTTACAGTCCAAAAAATAAATAGTTTATATGAAACATGAAATGGGTTACGCATATTGCGATCAGATCGAGATCATACCAGGGTTCAATACCCGTGAAGATTTCGGAACGGCTGAACAACAAGCCGAATTAAAGACCTCTATTAAGGAGGAAGGTATATTGGTTAACTGTCTTGTGCGGGAAACGGACCGCATCCTGATGGATGGTGCGAACAATCCGATAACAGACGATGCAGGTAACACGCAGCCTATCTACGAGATATTTGACGGGGCACGCAGGCTCGGGGTGGCTACTATGCTGACTGAGGAGAATCCTGACAACCCGGTGCTTATACCGTTGAGTATCTACCCTAAAGAGACAACTGAGACACAGATGCTGCTGGCTATGCTGATAACGGGTACTGAGCAGAAGCAACTTACCCCGTACGAGCAGGCAAAGGGTATCGAAAGGCTGGCCAAACTGAAAATGAAAGGTAAAGACATCGCTGATAAAATAGGTAAAACCCCCGCCTATGTTACCAACTGTCTTAAGTTCATGAAAGAAGCGTCCCCTACATTGAAAGAACAGGTAAAAGCGGGTGCTGTTACCATGGCGGCTGCGCTGGATATTCTGAATGCGGCAGCTAACCAGGAGGAGGCAGATGAGATAGCCAAAGAAGCGGCTGAACATGCTGAGAAGTCAGGTAAAAAACGTGTCGGTGAAAGTTCTGTTAAGGCGGCTACTAAGAAACGCACAGCCGACCCCGAAGATGAGGACACTGAACAGCCGGAAGGTAAACCCGCACCGGCCAAGTCAAAGATGGCACCAGCTTTAGATATACTGGAAGGCCTGTACAAGTCAATAACTGCGCAGCCTAAAGAAACGGTGAAGCCTGAACCGCTGGAAATACTCGATGCCCTCATCAGGCTGGTATCGGGTAAATGCGAGGTGGTAGAGATAGCTCCGTTGTTTATCGTTATGGAGACTCCCGCACCGGCTGCACCTGAAAAGAAAAAATCCCTAAAAGACAGGATGGAGGAAGCAGCCGCTGAGGATGACAAGCCTGCTACTAAAAAAGCAGCAAAGAAAGCAACCACTAAAAAGGCTGCAGCCCCTAAAGCTACCGCAAAGAAAAAAGAGGTAGCTAAGAAAAAGGACGAACCCGCCCCCGATGCTGAGGATGAGTTCGATGACTTCGGGGAATAGTATAGTATAAACTTACAGGTAGTCGTATAACAGGGGAGATGCATAAAGCAACATAACCAGCATCTCCCCGCCTGTAACCGGTGGGGTGGCGAAATTGGTAGCCGCTGGAAGTAGACAGTTAGCACCCGCTGACTATTAGCCATAGACGTAAGTTGATTGACGGCACATGCACACTGTTGTTTGGGTCATTGGTGAAGCACCTAAGTCTACATGCAGGTTCGAGTCCTGCCCCCACCGCATAAAAATGGAATATTAAAAGCGTAATTATGGTTAATATATCAGCTATTCGTATTGAAGGGTTCAGATCATATGTCAACCCGATAGATTTCAAATTCGGGGATAAGGGTTTATACCAGGTAAGCGGTCCGAACGGGGTGGGTAAAACCACCCTGTTTTCCGCACTGGTTTGGGCACTGTACGGGCAGAACCTGCATGAGACAGACAACAAAGCAGTACAGACCTATAAATGGATGCAGGGCAAAGAGTACAAAGGTACCCGGGTAATGCTGCGTATGCAGATAGCGGGTACGGTGTACATGATAGCCCGCCACCTTAACTACTCGGGGGCTACCTTCGGATTAAAAGGGGAATCAAAATTGATGATATTTTCCAAACCTGTTACCGATAAGGGTAAGTTCACATCCGAACATATGGTCAATGATGCTTTGTACAAAAAAGACCAGCAGCAGTACATAAACGGTATCATTGGGTTATCCGCAAAAGCCTTTATAAACTCGCTGGTATTCGGTCAGGGGCTTGCCCGGCTGATAAAAGCATCGGGGGTTGAGAAGCGGGAATTGTTCGAGGAGTTCTTTGATCTCGGGTGGGTAGAGGATGCTAAGGCCAAGGCCGATCTCGAAAAAGTAGACCTGAACAATCAGATAACCGCGTTATCCACGGAGGACTACAAATTACAGGTGCAGATAGATTCAGCCACCGCACAACGTAATCAGGCTAAGGCCTACCTGGATAACTTCAATGCGGCTAAAGAGGAGCGCATAAATGACATCAAATCTGAGGGTAGGGAACTTAAGCAGCGGTATGAGGACTTGAAGGCCCAACGGGATGCCATGGTAGCTGCCAATAAGAAAAAAGCGGGTAATACTACCGCTGCCGATGTCAAGTCTGCTTTAAATGCCGCTACGGCTGCACAGGAAGCTCAGGACGCACTTAAAAGAGACATCAGGGTACAGAAGTCCAACCTGGATGATATTGACCGTAAAACGGCTGGAATTGCCCGTAAAATTGAGGAGCTTTCTGGGCAGGCTACAAATATAGCCACTGAATGCCCGACATGCGGTGCCCCGGTGAAACCTGACAAGATAAAGACATTAAAGAAAAATCTGAGTGATCAGATGAAGGAGCAGGAACTTGAACGCGCTCGGTTGAACAGTTTCAAGGGAGATTACGTCACCGCACTGGAACGGTTAGATAAGGAACTGCAGGAAGCGGGGGCTACCTACGATGCCGCGTACAAAGAGTATGAGCTAGTTAAAGCTAAATTCGAGTCAACAGTATCTGATGATGTGACCTCTATAGAAGCACGCATAGAGGAGACACGCACAGCACTGGAACGTACTAAGCAACGACTGACCAAAGCACAGGACGAGGAACCCGTTGAACAGGACATCACCGCGTTTGATGATACCATAGCGCAGGCCGAGGCCAAACAACGGGAAAATTCAGTTAAGACAAAAGAACTCACTAACAGGCTGGATAAGGTAACCTGGTGGATAACTGAGGGTTTCAGTTCAAAAGGCTTGAAGTCTTATATATTCAGTGCCATGCTGGCCAAGCTCAATGAGTTCGCAGCACAGTACGCGGTTTATTTCGGGTACCACGTCAAGTTCTTTATTGACCTCGATAAGAAGTCGAAACCGTTTGTCACTACCATATACAAGGACGGGCACGAACTGGATTACTCAGACTTGTCAGGCGGGCAGCGTCAACGGGTAGATGTGGTACTGGCATTCGCTATGAATGACCTTGCCTGTTACAAGAACCCGTGTAACCTGCTTATATTGGATGAGTTGTTCGAGTCACTCGATCAGGCGGGTATTGAATTGGCTTATGAGGTTATCCGCAGGAAGTCTGAACAACAGGCGGTGTATGTGGTGTCACACTCCCCGTTCGTTGAGGTAAACGATGCTGTGCGCATAGAAATATCCGGGGGTACTGACGGGCAGCCAAGTGAACTTAATTAATCTTTGTAAATTTGTTATATGGATAACACGGTATTAAGTTATGGGGTAGTTGCCTGTTTGGGGCTACTGGTAGTGCTTACGTTAGGTATCACCGCTTGGGGCATTGTAAAGATCATATTAGACTTGCGTAAAAAATAGGTATATGTCTGTTGAGAATACTTTAAATACAGCGTTTGTAGTATGCGTGGTTTTGCTACTATTGTTACTGGTAGTTTTATGCACCATACTCATCATGCGTATAGGCAAAGATGACGGGGATGTGGTACTCGATTATGATGCTGAGGGCGCGGCAGAAGGTAATGTCAAATCTCCACCTACATATGTGCCATGACATCGCATAAGGCCAAGATACGCAGAGCATTGAAACCGTGCCCATCGGGTAAGGTTACGTTCCCGACACTACGGGAAGCTGAGAAGTTCTGTACAGGTAAGCAGTTGCGGTCATATAGATGCGAATTTTGTGATATGGTACATGTCACCAGTCACCGGAAAAATGTAAAGGATGTACCCTTAAAATAC
This window encodes:
- a CDS encoding metallophosphoesterase, with amino-acid sequence MKAVYVTDIHINKYNNFADKSDRLEDCLRVIDDCYELAASHGAQHILMSGDMFDTVKYLLTEVINKTTARFARWIDAYPDITWYCITGNHDFGSKNLPDKPAISSIEFLTQAFPDNIVLLDNAYTVIGDAVVYGIPNYEFPEHYRQMLENATQLDVNYKGAKSKILMIHQKPPHKSNPLVKADTDPTDPLYDMFDLILCGDIHASEWVTDKFLLGGNPLHKDANDAGRDKGIWLLDLSDPLNTIKFVSRRGKYPEFIKVPAGEGVIDDNNFIIQQPEVDVKIDGLADAGAFSNNLPRRDLVANFVAEKGNDDPDLVDMGVRFVE
- a CDS encoding ParB N-terminal domain-containing protein, with the translated sequence MKHEMGYAYCDQIEIIPGFNTREDFGTAEQQAELKTSIKEEGILVNCLVRETDRILMDGANNPITDDAGNTQPIYEIFDGARRLGVATMLTEENPDNPVLIPLSIYPKETTETQMLLAMLITGTEQKQLTPYEQAKGIERLAKLKMKGKDIADKIGKTPAYVTNCLKFMKEASPTLKEQVKAGAVTMAAALDILNAAANQEEADEIAKEAAEHAEKSGKKRVGESSVKAATKKRTADPEDEDTEQPEGKPAPAKSKMAPALDILEGLYKSITAQPKETVKPEPLEILDALIRLVSGKCEVVEIAPLFIVMETPAPAAPEKKKSLKDRMEEAAAEDDKPATKKAAKKATTKKAAAPKATAKKKEVAKKKDEPAPDAEDEFDDFGE
- a CDS encoding AAA family ATPase, whose product is MVNISAIRIEGFRSYVNPIDFKFGDKGLYQVSGPNGVGKTTLFSALVWALYGQNLHETDNKAVQTYKWMQGKEYKGTRVMLRMQIAGTVYMIARHLNYSGATFGLKGESKLMIFSKPVTDKGKFTSEHMVNDALYKKDQQQYINGIIGLSAKAFINSLVFGQGLARLIKASGVEKRELFEEFFDLGWVEDAKAKADLEKVDLNNQITALSTEDYKLQVQIDSATAQRNQAKAYLDNFNAAKEERINDIKSEGRELKQRYEDLKAQRDAMVAANKKKAGNTTAADVKSALNAATAAQEAQDALKRDIRVQKSNLDDIDRKTAGIARKIEELSGQATNIATECPTCGAPVKPDKIKTLKKNLSDQMKEQELERARLNSFKGDYVTALERLDKELQEAGATYDAAYKEYELVKAKFESTVSDDVTSIEARIEETRTALERTKQRLTKAQDEEPVEQDITAFDDTIAQAEAKQRENSVKTKELTNRLDKVTWWITEGFSSKGLKSYIFSAMLAKLNEFAAQYAVYFGYHVKFFIDLDKKSKPFVTTIYKDGHELDYSDLSGGQRQRVDVVLAFAMNDLACYKNPCNLLILDELFESLDQAGIELAYEVIRRKSEQQAVYVVSHSPFVEVNDAVRIEISGGTDGQPSELN